A window of the Elusimicrobiota bacterium genome harbors these coding sequences:
- a CDS encoding FAD binding domain-containing protein has translation MTHIKYYAFPQTVKEALALLLNKKYKAMAVAGGTLVAKTLPDTVETYLDLKHLPIRGIKISGGNLVIGAGASFDEIDRSKLCRDWGGGVISAAAAKCSSQLIRNMATIGGNIARPHSFNIFPVVLLGLDAKVRIQAKSGSKLVDFQDLYVSGLRPGLDCLISEIIIPAKTRKWKCEFIKLAKTESSWESYIKLFFAVEKKGTTVSQARISVGALSPKPFRALASEKAVLAGELPAACAAAFAGELEAANAGEYRAAAASNLLRRFVDSI, from the coding sequence ATGACCCATATAAAATATTACGCTTTCCCGCAAACTGTAAAAGAGGCTCTGGCTTTGCTATTGAACAAAAAATACAAGGCTATGGCGGTGGCCGGCGGCACTCTGGTAGCCAAGACCCTTCCTGATACTGTTGAAACCTACCTGGACCTTAAGCACCTCCCCATCAGGGGAATAAAAATTTCAGGCGGCAACCTTGTAATAGGGGCTGGCGCTTCTTTTGATGAAATAGACCGGTCCAAGCTTTGCCGTGATTGGGGTGGCGGGGTTATTTCAGCCGCCGCCGCCAAGTGTTCCAGCCAGCTCATACGCAACATGGCTACGATAGGCGGCAACATAGCGCGTCCTCATTCCTTCAATATATTCCCGGTAGTATTGCTGGGCCTGGACGCCAAGGTGCGCATACAGGCGAAGTCCGGCTCGAAGCTTGTGGACTTTCAGGATCTTTACGTTTCCGGGCTGCGCCCCGGCCTGGACTGCCTTATAAGCGAGATAATAATCCCCGCAAAGACCAGAAAGTGGAAGTGCGAGTTCATTAAGTTAGCTAAAACGGAGTCCAGTTGGGAGTCGTACATAAAGCTTTTTTTCGCAGTGGAAAAGAAAGGAACGACCGTTTCACAGGCCAGGATCTCGGTCGGGGCGCTTTCTCCGAAACCGTTCAGGGCGCTTGCGTCCGAAAAGGCCGTGCTGGCGGGCGAGCTTCCCGCTGCCTGCGCCGCCGCCTTTGCCGGTGAACTGGAGGCCGCTAATGCCGGCGAATACCGCGCGGCCGCGGCATCCAACCTGCTTAGGCGTTTTGTGGATTCCATTTAA